One Bacteriovorax sp. PP10 DNA window includes the following coding sequences:
- a CDS encoding twitch domain-containing radical SAM protein, whose protein sequence is MIKPNNTFCPVPWKELSATPSGSVRLCCSSLQDANISKYEDGSVAKLTDDLQLAWNTNFFQEVRKKMLANEHVRACENCYRQDNAGIKSAKTAWLEKYPDLSNEDLASTIKIDQVELLDLRLGNICNLRCRMCDPYSSSAWMKEWRDLGELVPQPDDKTWSRLEKNEWPQDPRVWEQLKRVVPKLRTVRLTGGEPFLVTANKEFLKYCIQSGHASHIELNYSTNGTVWDNDLPELWKHFEQVNLRVSVDGLYEVNDYIRTPSRFEQILRNIDKMQELASHAPVKVIIGCTVQIYNIFQIPSFIEFFRNKNLFINLDFVQDPSYLALNVLPKNLAEKAQQILQKEIAYPGVSALVNLLDSSKTSQWNQFIAYTKKLDQLRNQNISKIVPELGLE, encoded by the coding sequence ATGATTAAGCCCAATAACACATTTTGCCCTGTTCCTTGGAAAGAATTGTCTGCAACTCCTTCTGGAAGTGTAAGGCTTTGCTGTTCCAGCTTACAAGATGCAAACATTTCTAAATATGAAGATGGCTCAGTCGCAAAGCTTACCGATGATTTGCAATTAGCATGGAATACAAACTTCTTTCAGGAAGTTCGTAAGAAAATGCTAGCGAATGAACACGTTAGGGCATGTGAAAATTGTTATCGCCAAGACAATGCAGGAATAAAATCTGCGAAAACGGCTTGGCTTGAAAAATACCCTGATTTATCAAATGAAGACCTGGCCTCAACTATCAAGATTGATCAAGTCGAGCTCTTGGACTTACGCCTGGGAAATATATGCAATCTGCGTTGCCGTATGTGTGATCCTTATTCGTCTTCTGCATGGATGAAAGAATGGAGGGACTTAGGAGAGCTAGTCCCTCAACCTGACGATAAAACCTGGTCACGTCTTGAAAAAAATGAATGGCCGCAAGACCCGCGAGTATGGGAGCAACTAAAACGAGTTGTACCAAAACTTCGAACAGTCAGACTTACTGGTGGTGAGCCTTTTCTTGTTACGGCCAATAAAGAGTTTTTAAAATATTGTATCCAATCAGGCCATGCTTCTCATATCGAATTAAATTACAGCACAAACGGTACTGTTTGGGATAATGACCTGCCTGAGTTGTGGAAACATTTTGAACAAGTGAATTTAAGAGTTTCAGTTGATGGCCTTTACGAAGTGAATGATTATATCCGTACGCCAAGTCGCTTCGAGCAGATTCTTCGCAATATTGATAAAATGCAGGAGCTGGCCTCTCATGCTCCCGTAAAAGTCATCATTGGTTGCACTGTACAGATTTATAATATTTTCCAAATCCCAAGCTTCATTGAGTTCTTTAGAAATAAAAATCTTTTTATAAATTTAGATTTTGTTCAAGACCCATCTTATCTTGCTCTGAATGTTTTACCAAAAAATCTTGCTGAAAAAGCACAACAGATACTTCAAAAAGAAATCGCTTATCCTGGGGTTTCGGCCCTAGTGAATTTATTGGATTCTTCAAAAACTTCTCAATGGAACCAATTTATTGCATATACAAAAAAATTAGATCAACTCCGAAATCAAAATATTTCAAAAATTGTTCCGGAGTTAGGATTAGAATGA
- a CDS encoding ParB/RepB/Spo0J family partition protein, with amino-acid sequence MQVQTETRRLNDLKATNAYLRLGTDVTDLEKSISTVGLIAPLVISVDNVILAGARRYQALLNLGYTEAPVVVIDKGELERELISIDENLVRKDLNKVEVEGHLRRAKEIYQAINPYEESAPAEVVGMDANDEEIQKKKVILPAEKFLNIVSEKTGLSPKQIHEAINRDEMASDEVKEARQSGELSISQTNEFVKLTKDEQKKSLNHIKTLPVKEIRSFVKMAKSQGVEEALRGTPKLPHAREFMEIEMMLKKLQKKLKQLELEGIALEHFPQAAQKAFNEVVNFGRVMDEEEMKALQFYKENGYHQETSYQA; translated from the coding sequence GTGCAAGTACAAACTGAAACAAGAAGGCTTAACGACCTTAAAGCAACGAACGCTTATTTAAGATTAGGAACTGATGTAACAGATCTTGAAAAATCAATTTCTACTGTCGGTCTTATCGCTCCTCTGGTTATCTCTGTAGATAACGTTATTCTGGCAGGCGCTCGCCGCTACCAGGCCCTTTTAAACCTGGGCTACACTGAAGCACCAGTTGTTGTTATCGACAAAGGTGAATTAGAAAGAGAACTAATTTCAATCGATGAAAATCTTGTAAGAAAAGATTTAAATAAAGTCGAAGTTGAAGGTCACCTAAGACGTGCTAAAGAAATTTATCAAGCAATCAATCCATACGAAGAAAGTGCTCCGGCAGAAGTTGTAGGAATGGACGCAAACGATGAAGAAATTCAAAAGAAGAAAGTCATTCTTCCTGCTGAAAAATTCTTAAACATTGTTTCGGAAAAAACGGGTCTATCTCCAAAACAAATTCACGAAGCGATTAACCGTGATGAAATGGCCTCTGACGAAGTAAAAGAAGCAAGACAATCAGGTGAGCTTTCAATCAGCCAGACAAATGAATTTGTTAAACTGACAAAAGACGAACAGAAAAAATCTCTTAACCATATTAAAACTCTCCCTGTAAAAGAGATCAGAAGCTTCGTTAAGATGGCAAAGTCTCAAGGTGTAGAAGAAGCTCTAAGAGGAACTCCAAAACTTCCTCACGCTCGTGAGTTTATGGAAATCGAAATGATGCTTAAAAAGCTACAAAAGAAATTAAAGCAACTGGAACTTGAAGGAATCGCTCTTGAGCATTTCCCACAAGCTGCTCAGAAAGCTTTTAATGAAGTTGTAAATTTCGGAAGAGTGATGGACGAAGAAGAAATGAAAGCTTTGCAGTTTTATAAAGAAAATGGATACCATCAAGAAACTAGTTACCAGGCATAA